One Triticum dicoccoides isolate Atlit2015 ecotype Zavitan chromosome 4B, WEW_v2.0, whole genome shotgun sequence genomic window carries:
- the LOC119296289 gene encoding protein transport protein Sec61 subunit alpha-like isoform X1, whose product MADRWLELPNLALQVVGFLPEVQRPSSMVPRCQKVAYTAISLLIYLVGSQLPVYGYGVRSPSVADSQYWVDMPDCNSVMSAGIMPLVLSEAVLHFLLWCKVLRANNPEDRMLLSRVQKLVGIIFAADFSVCRVLISPILGKLTLGQSILIVLQHFFGSVIVIYLDDLLKKGYGFLSSIPLFSATDICTSIFWKAFSPCIIKLYGGQHGDQHGEALTSSLIHRFVGNGNYKLSSMHKVYGCRDLPEMASVLSTCAFFLLVLSLQGFHATLPLRSSEVPSMQMNYAIKLSYLSFAPLLFQDVMAIFLYIISELVYVKFGEKNKVVILLGKWKKSRYFGQAVPVSGLAYYVTTPPTLAEVGRHPFLTLVYALWQLLGCGLTSFNLFSVCSHSELYVGRLLGERRNVTVAQPDSVPLQLWRCYVGKAAFLVGLCIGALTLLAGLAGVVGSGTGIMFALTVLYSCLEETSYRGGPAGAFGF is encoded by the exons ATGGCAGATCGCTGGCTGGAGCTGCCCAATCTGGCCCTGCAAGTGGTGGGGTTCTTACCGGAGGTCCAGAGGCCTAGCAGCATGGTCCCTCGCTGCCAGAAGGTGGCTTACACGGCCATTTCCCTCCTCATCTACCTTGTCGGCAGCCAACTGCCTGTGTATGGATATGGAGTCCGTTCTCCATCGGTTGCTGACTCTCAGTACTGGGTTGACATGCCCGACTGCAACTCCGTCATGTCTGCTGGGATCATGCCCCTCGTTCTGTCTGAGGCGGTGCTTCATTTCCTGCTGTGGTGTAAGGTTCTTAGAGCAAACAATCCTGAGGACCGGATGCTCCT GAGTCGGGTGCAGAAGTTGGTTGGGATAATTTTTGCCGCTGATTTCTCAGTCTGCAGGGTGCTAATTTCACCTATCTTGGGCAAACTGACCTTAGGGCAGTCAATTCTGATCGTGCTTCAGCATTTCTTTGGAAGTGTCATCGTCATTTATCTTGATGATCTCCTTAAAAAGGGATATGGGTTTCTTTCGAGTATCCCCTTGTTCAGTGCCACCGACATTTG TACAAGTATTTTCTGGAAAGCTTTTAGCCCCTGTATCATAAAGCTATACGGTGGGCAGCATGGTGATCAACATGGGGAAGCTCTCACTTCCTCCCTTATTCATCGATTCGTTGGTAATGGAAACTACAAATTGTCTTCGATGCATAAAGTGTACGGATGTCGAGACCTCCCGGAGATGGCTAGTGTGCTTTCCACGTGCGCCTTCTTTCTACTCGTCCTCAGCCTGCAAGGCTTCCATGCCACGTTGCCACTGAGATCCAGTGAGGTGCCTAGTATGCAAATGAACTATGCCATCAAGCTTTCCTACCTGTCCTTTGCACCCCTACTCTTCCAGGATGTAATGGCCATATTCCTATACATCATCTCAGAG TTGGTGTACGTGAAGTTTGGTGAAAAGAACAAGGTGGTCATTTTGCTGGGCAAATGGAAGAAATCCAGATATTTTGGGCAAGCAGTTCCAGTCAGTGGCTTAGCCTACTACGTTACTACACCACCAAC CTTGGCTGAAGTAGGAAGACACCCATTCCTCACACTGGTTTATGCGCTGTGGCAGCTTCTGGGGTGTGGCCTTACGTCATTTAACCTTTTCAGTGTTTGTTCACATTCAGAGCTGTACGTTGGCAGGTTGCTTGGG GAGCGACGAAATGTAACAGTCGCCCAGCCGGACTCTGTTCCTCTGCAGCTATGGAGGTGCTATGTAGGCAAGGCAGCGTTTCTTGTAGGACTCTGCATTGGTGCACTTACGCTTCTGGCAGGCCTTGCTGGCGTGGTCGGCTCTGGCACCGGGATCATGTTCGCCCTCACTGTCTTGTACTCGTGCTTGGAAGAGACCAGTTATAGAGGAGGGCCAGCTGGTGCCTTTGGTTTCTAA
- the LOC119296289 gene encoding protein transport protein Sec61 subunit alpha-like isoform X2 yields the protein MVPRCQKVAYTAISLLIYLVGSQLPVYGYGVRSPSVADSQYWVDMPDCNSVMSAGIMPLVLSEAVLHFLLWCKVLRANNPEDRMLLSRVQKLVGIIFAADFSVCRVLISPILGKLTLGQSILIVLQHFFGSVIVIYLDDLLKKGYGFLSSIPLFSATDICTSIFWKAFSPCIIKLYGGQHGDQHGEALTSSLIHRFVGNGNYKLSSMHKVYGCRDLPEMASVLSTCAFFLLVLSLQGFHATLPLRSSEVPSMQMNYAIKLSYLSFAPLLFQDVMAIFLYIISELVYVKFGEKNKVVILLGKWKKSRYFGQAVPVSGLAYYVTTPPTLAEVGRHPFLTLVYALWQLLGCGLTSFNLFSVCSHSELYVGRLLGERRNVTVAQPDSVPLQLWRCYVGKAAFLVGLCIGALTLLAGLAGVVGSGTGIMFALTVLYSCLEETSYRGGPAGAFGF from the exons ATGGTCCCTCGCTGCCAGAAGGTGGCTTACACGGCCATTTCCCTCCTCATCTACCTTGTCGGCAGCCAACTGCCTGTGTATGGATATGGAGTCCGTTCTCCATCGGTTGCTGACTCTCAGTACTGGGTTGACATGCCCGACTGCAACTCCGTCATGTCTGCTGGGATCATGCCCCTCGTTCTGTCTGAGGCGGTGCTTCATTTCCTGCTGTGGTGTAAGGTTCTTAGAGCAAACAATCCTGAGGACCGGATGCTCCT GAGTCGGGTGCAGAAGTTGGTTGGGATAATTTTTGCCGCTGATTTCTCAGTCTGCAGGGTGCTAATTTCACCTATCTTGGGCAAACTGACCTTAGGGCAGTCAATTCTGATCGTGCTTCAGCATTTCTTTGGAAGTGTCATCGTCATTTATCTTGATGATCTCCTTAAAAAGGGATATGGGTTTCTTTCGAGTATCCCCTTGTTCAGTGCCACCGACATTTG TACAAGTATTTTCTGGAAAGCTTTTAGCCCCTGTATCATAAAGCTATACGGTGGGCAGCATGGTGATCAACATGGGGAAGCTCTCACTTCCTCCCTTATTCATCGATTCGTTGGTAATGGAAACTACAAATTGTCTTCGATGCATAAAGTGTACGGATGTCGAGACCTCCCGGAGATGGCTAGTGTGCTTTCCACGTGCGCCTTCTTTCTACTCGTCCTCAGCCTGCAAGGCTTCCATGCCACGTTGCCACTGAGATCCAGTGAGGTGCCTAGTATGCAAATGAACTATGCCATCAAGCTTTCCTACCTGTCCTTTGCACCCCTACTCTTCCAGGATGTAATGGCCATATTCCTATACATCATCTCAGAG TTGGTGTACGTGAAGTTTGGTGAAAAGAACAAGGTGGTCATTTTGCTGGGCAAATGGAAGAAATCCAGATATTTTGGGCAAGCAGTTCCAGTCAGTGGCTTAGCCTACTACGTTACTACACCACCAAC CTTGGCTGAAGTAGGAAGACACCCATTCCTCACACTGGTTTATGCGCTGTGGCAGCTTCTGGGGTGTGGCCTTACGTCATTTAACCTTTTCAGTGTTTGTTCACATTCAGAGCTGTACGTTGGCAGGTTGCTTGGG GAGCGACGAAATGTAACAGTCGCCCAGCCGGACTCTGTTCCTCTGCAGCTATGGAGGTGCTATGTAGGCAAGGCAGCGTTTCTTGTAGGACTCTGCATTGGTGCACTTACGCTTCTGGCAGGCCTTGCTGGCGTGGTCGGCTCTGGCACCGGGATCATGTTCGCCCTCACTGTCTTGTACTCGTGCTTGGAAGAGACCAGTTATAGAGGAGGGCCAGCTGGTGCCTTTGGTTTCTAA
- the LOC119296289 gene encoding protein transport protein Sec61 subunit alpha-like isoform X3: protein MADRWLELPNLALQVVGFLPEVQRPSSMVPRCQKVAYTAISLLIYLVGSQLPVYGYGVRSPSVADSQYWVDMPDCNSVMSAGIMPLVLSEAVLHFLLWCKVLRANNPEDRMLLSRVQKLVGIIFAADFSVCRVLISPILGKLTLGQSILIVLQHFFGSVIVIYLDDLLKKGYGFLSSIPLFSATDICTSIFWKAFSPCIIKLYGGQHGDQHGEALTSSLIHRFVGNGNYKLSSMHKVYGCRDLPEMASVLSTCAFFLLVLSLQGFHATLPLRSSEVPSMQMNYAIKLSYLSFAPLLFQDVMAIFLYIISELVYVKFGEKNKVVILLGKWKKSRYFGQAVPVSGLAYYVTTPPTFWGVALRHLTFSVFVHIQSCTLAGCLGSDEM, encoded by the exons ATGGCAGATCGCTGGCTGGAGCTGCCCAATCTGGCCCTGCAAGTGGTGGGGTTCTTACCGGAGGTCCAGAGGCCTAGCAGCATGGTCCCTCGCTGCCAGAAGGTGGCTTACACGGCCATTTCCCTCCTCATCTACCTTGTCGGCAGCCAACTGCCTGTGTATGGATATGGAGTCCGTTCTCCATCGGTTGCTGACTCTCAGTACTGGGTTGACATGCCCGACTGCAACTCCGTCATGTCTGCTGGGATCATGCCCCTCGTTCTGTCTGAGGCGGTGCTTCATTTCCTGCTGTGGTGTAAGGTTCTTAGAGCAAACAATCCTGAGGACCGGATGCTCCT GAGTCGGGTGCAGAAGTTGGTTGGGATAATTTTTGCCGCTGATTTCTCAGTCTGCAGGGTGCTAATTTCACCTATCTTGGGCAAACTGACCTTAGGGCAGTCAATTCTGATCGTGCTTCAGCATTTCTTTGGAAGTGTCATCGTCATTTATCTTGATGATCTCCTTAAAAAGGGATATGGGTTTCTTTCGAGTATCCCCTTGTTCAGTGCCACCGACATTTG TACAAGTATTTTCTGGAAAGCTTTTAGCCCCTGTATCATAAAGCTATACGGTGGGCAGCATGGTGATCAACATGGGGAAGCTCTCACTTCCTCCCTTATTCATCGATTCGTTGGTAATGGAAACTACAAATTGTCTTCGATGCATAAAGTGTACGGATGTCGAGACCTCCCGGAGATGGCTAGTGTGCTTTCCACGTGCGCCTTCTTTCTACTCGTCCTCAGCCTGCAAGGCTTCCATGCCACGTTGCCACTGAGATCCAGTGAGGTGCCTAGTATGCAAATGAACTATGCCATCAAGCTTTCCTACCTGTCCTTTGCACCCCTACTCTTCCAGGATGTAATGGCCATATTCCTATACATCATCTCAGAG TTGGTGTACGTGAAGTTTGGTGAAAAGAACAAGGTGGTCATTTTGCTGGGCAAATGGAAGAAATCCAGATATTTTGGGCAAGCAGTTCCAGTCAGTGGCTTAGCCTACTACGTTACTACACCACCAAC CTTCTGGGGTGTGGCCTTACGTCATTTAACCTTTTCAGTGTTTGTTCACATTCAGAGCTGTACGTTGGCAGGTTGCTTGGG GAGCGACGAAATGTAA